From the genome of Ziziphus jujuba cultivar Dongzao chromosome 6, ASM3175591v1, one region includes:
- the LOC107430704 gene encoding uncharacterized protein LOC107430704, with protein NSVILRAPFYFCFPFFSTSSASSCRDPRKQGTDENASLLDKDQVRARNLVFESSGHSDMLMWLKGLALNPFNLKAPHQVQKLRNQCLKVRKILFAESVGSTQMKRKLEQLQEDTGSAVAYVSAENESDTPNFKKICEEKTSSASSSVNSGDSADDNSYHLVCKLQSTGSSLTLEYRYHEKPVDTNVTIVDGAKQYRYHEKPVDTDVTFVDGAKQSDLYSTDGSRLIETDESVTGLNQLSPEILNEPTMANFDDSVHGPEFSSTDENDSLLLKALKLWISKGDNPLKSVSMEDINGSTYKSELISGEDEDLKLRKALKLWLSNGRCLPKPVIPTGSGFQAEIPEWTGSTNRGNDDLRWLGTQIWPIKGKGKGNVVKEVGKGRPDSCSCISPRSADCVKRHIREASICLQSEIGPAFLSWKFDEMGESVSKSWKVKEQQAFKSLVKMNPLSNGTCFWELALKRFPSKCQKRLVSYYYNVFIPRRMSLQTRSSREEIDSDEDQVDDEAN; from the exons AATAGTGTAATACTAAGAGCCCCATTTTATTTCTGTTTTCCTTTCTTCTCTACCTCTTCTGCATCAAGCTGTCGTGACCCTCGCAAACAGGGGACTGATGAAAACGCTTCTCTACTTGATAAAGACCAGGTTCGAGCAAGAAACCTGGTTTTTGAATCATCTGGTCATTCAGACATGTTGATGTGGTTAAAGGGACTTGCCTTGAACCCTTTCAATTTGAAAGCGCCGCATCAAGTGCAAAAGTTACGGAATCAGTGTCTTAAAGTCAGGAAAATTTTGTTTGCGGAATCTGTTGGGAGTACTCAG ATGAAGCGAAAACTGGAACAGTTACAAGAAGATACTGGTTCTGCAGTGGCTTATGTATCTGCTGAGAATGAATCTGACACTCCaaatttcaagaagatttgtGAAGAGAAAAcctcttctgcttcttcttcagtGAATTCTGGTGATAGCGCTGATGACAACAGTTATCATCTTGTCTGTAAGTTGCAGAGCACAGGTAGTTCATTGACATTGGAGTATAGATATCATGAGAAACCAGTAGATACCAATGTCACTATTGTGGATGGTGCAAAACAATATAGATATCATGAGAAACCAGTAGATACCGATGTCACTTTTGTGGATGGTGCAAAACAATCTGATCTATACAGCACAGATGGTTCTCGCTTAATTGAGACAGATGAATCAGTTACTGGTTTAAACCAATTGAGTCCTGAAATCTTGAATGAACCAACCATGGCAAATTTTGATGATTCTGTCCACGGTCCAGAGTTTTCAAGTACAGATGAAAATGATTCATTACTTCTAAAAGCATTGAAGCTTTGGATTTCTAAGGGTGATAATCCTTTAAAATCCGTTTCAATGGAAGACATCAATGGTTCAACATACAAATCAGAGTTGATTAGTGGAGAGGATGAAGATTTGAAACTTAGAAAAGCATTGAAGTTATGGCTTTCCAATGGTAGGTGTCTTCCAAAACCTGTTATTCCCACTGGGTCAGGCTTTCAGGCTGAAATTCCAGAATGGACAGGCTCAACCAATAGGGGAAATGACGACTTAAGGTGGTTGGGCACCCAAATTTGGCCTATTAAAGGCAAGGGTAAAGGAAATGTTGTGAAAGAAGTTGGAAAAGGGAGACCTGACTCTTGCTCTTGTATTTCACCAAGATCTGCTGATTGTGTCAAACGCCATATTCGTGAAGCTAGTATCTGTTTGCAGTCTGAAATTGGTCCTGCCTTTCTGAGTTGGAAGTTTGATGAAATGGGAGAATCTGTTTCCAAGTCTTGGAAGGTGAAAGAACAACAAGCCTTTAAATCTCTTGTGAAAATGAATCCGCTATCAAATGGAACATGTTTTTGGGAGCTTGCCTTGAAGCGTTTTCCATCCAAGTGCCAAAAGCGCCTTGTGAGCTATTACTACAATGTGTTTATCCCTAGACGCATGAGCCTCCAAACCAGATCTTCCCGGGAGGAAATTGACAGTGATGAGGACCAGGTAGACGATGAGGCTAACTAA
- the LOC107430705 gene encoding protein OCTOPUS gives MNPTIEAAAPPPPLPPLPQPPQPHHPSTSCHRHPEEHFTGFCPSCLCERLAVLDHSSSTSSSSSARKPPTTSTAAAALKAIFKPPSSSSSTATTSAVAGGGPTSKPNRPTSFFPELRRTKSFSASKNEGFSGVFEPQRKSCDVRVRNTLWSLFNQDDGKKEASRSVAGGGGSGGGAVGGGEIEVESRNLAGSSSGVQGPVFESKEEEEESEEEEEEEAEDEDGIRVCEEPPIVANVIEDNNRVHEIVEEEEEEEEEEEEEEQILEEELKPMKDHIDLDSQTKKRDLKEIAGSFWSAASVFSKKLQKWRQKQKLKKRRNGGGSATLPVEKPIGRQFRETQSEIADYGYGRRSCDTDPRFSLDAARMSFDDPRYSFDEPRASWDGHLIGRTFPRMPTMVSVVEDAPVVQVMRSDTQIPVEEPAMNSINEDETVPGGSAQTRDYYSDSSSRRRRSLDRSNSIRKTAAAVVAEIDEMKSVSNAKVSPATADYFPGPKLVVPDRDLRDSNSNSLRDDCSETFEMGFRDSASVVGNGERKGSSKKSRRWSKAWSIWGLIHRRGGNKDEDEDRFSRATNGVVERSFSESWPELRGERNGEGRGGFNPKVFRSNSSVSWRNSNGFGGVGGGSFGSMRKNNSVVETNGHGRKKKDDFVLERNRSARYSPNNIDNGLLRLYLTPLRSSRRSSGGKSRYNQAHSIARSVLRLY, from the coding sequence ATGAATCCCACCATTGAAGCAGCAGCTCCTCCACCACCGCTTCCGCCTCTGCCTCAACCGCCTCAACCCCACCATCCCTCCACCTCCTGCCACCGACACCCAGAAGAGCATTTCACCGGTTTCTGCCCCTCATGCCTCTGCGAGCGCCTCGCCGTGCTCGATCACTCCTCGTctacctcttcttcttcctctgctcGAAAACCCCCCACCACCTCCACCGCCGCCGCTGCCCTTAAGGCCATCTTCAAGCCTCCCTCCTCTTCTTCCTCCACAGCCACCACTTCTGCCGTTGCTGGTGGTGGACCCACttccaaaccaaaccgacccACTTCCTTCTTCCCGGAGCTCCGGCGTACTAAATCCTTCTCTGCTTCTAAGAACGAGGGGTTTTCTGGTGTTTTCGAGCCGCAGAGGAAATCCTGTGACGTTAGGGTTCGGAATACTCTCTGGTCGCTGTTCAATCAAGACGACGGTAAGAAAGAAGCGTCTCGGAGTGTTGCCGGTGGTGgtggtagtggtggtggtgCCGTTGGTGGTGGAGAGATTGAGGTTGAGAGTAGGAACTTAGCTGGGTCTTCTTCGGGCGTTCAAGGTCCGGTTTTCGAGAgcaaggaagaagaggaagagagtgaggaagaggaagaggaggaaGCAGAGGACGAGGACGGGATTAGGGTTTGTGAGGAACCGCCCATTGTAGCAAATGTGATTGAAGATAACAACAGAGTTCACGAAATtgtagaggaagaagaagaggaagaagaggaggaagaggaagaagaacaaATACTGGAGGAGGAGTTGAAGCCCATGAAGGACCACATAGATCTCGATTCCCAAACCAAAAAGagagatttgaaagaaattgcgGGCAGTTTCTGGTCTGCCGCTTCGGTATTCAGCAAGAAATTGCAGAAATGGAGGCAGAAGCAGAAGCTGAAGAAGCGCAGGAACGGCGGTGGGTCGGCCACATTGCCAGTAGAGAAGCCAATCGGGAGGCAGTTCAGAGAAACCCAGTCGGAGATCGCCGACTACGGATACGGACGCCGCTCCTGCGATACGGATCCGAGGTTCTCGCTCGATGCGGCTCGGATGTCGTTCGACGACCCGAGATACTCTTTCGACGAGCCACGTGCTTCCTGGGACGGCCATTTGATTGGCCGCACTTTTCCCAGAATGCCCACCATGGTCTCGGTGGTTGAGGATGCTCCGGTGGTCCAAGTCATGAGGTCCGACACCCAAATCCCAGTCGAAGAGCCGGCCATGAATTCAATCAACGAGGACGAGACTGTTCCGGGCGGGTCGGCACAGACCCGAGATTACTATTCGGACTCATCGTCTCGCCGGCGGCGAAGCCTTGATAGGTCCAACTCGATAAGGAAGACCGCTGCGGCGGTGGTGGCAGAGATTGACGAAATGAAGTCGGTTTCGAATGCAAAGGTGTCTCCTGCAACTGCTGATTACTTCCCGGGGCCGAAACTGGTGGTTCCCGATAGAGATTTGAGAGATTCCAATTCGAATTCTTTGAGGGACGATTGCTCGGAGACTTTTGAAATGGGGTTCAGAGATTCGGCCTCGGTGGTGGGCAATGGGGAGAGGAAAGGATCATCAAAGAAGTCGCGGCGATGGAGCAAAGCATGGAGCATATGGGGATTGATACACAGGAGAGGTGGTAataaagatgaagatgaagatagatTCAGTAGAGCAACGAATGGGGTTGTTGAGAGGTCTTTCTCTGAGTCTTGGCCTGAGCTGAGAGGGGAGAGAAATGGGGAAGGCAGAGGGGGTTTCAATCCGAAGGTGTTTCGGAGCAATAGCAGTGTGAGTTGGAGGAATTCCAATGGATTTGGTGGTGTTGGTGGTGGGTCTTTTGGCAGCATGAGGAAGAACAACAGTGTTGTGGAGACAAATGGAcatggaagaaagaaaaaagatgattttgttttggaaaGGAATAGGAGTGCAAGGTATTCTCCGAACAACATTGATAATGGACTCCTGAGGCTTTACTTGACTCCGTTGAGGAGTAGCCGGAGGAGTAGTGGTGGGAAAAGTAGGTACAATCAAGCACATTCCATTGCCAGAAGTGTACTGCGATTGTACTGA